From the Brassica napus cultivar Da-Ae chromosome A8, Da-Ae, whole genome shotgun sequence genome, one window contains:
- the LOC106360014 gene encoding uncharacterized protein LOC106360014, producing MGSRAGHILPGFAFLALGLWHLFNNIKLFCLRPNTFISSPWFPVSKIRHLELYFMMFSASASISMELFIGPRRHHPFDSDGTIPSNHLQNVEHSSISMAFLVYAVSALVLDRARPRAAASEGLTILAAAAAFTQQLLLFHFHSADHMGVEGQYHFIVQLIIFVSLITTLTTFILRIYVFY from the coding sequence ATGGGATCACGTGCGGGACATATTTTACCAGGTTTTGCCTTCTTAGCACTTGGTTTGTGGCACTTATTCAAcaacataaaactcttttgtcTACGTCCAAACACATTCATTTCATCTCCATGGTTCCCAGTATCAAAGATCAGGCACTTAGAGCTTTACTTTATGATGTTCTCTGCATCAGCTTCCATATCAATGGAGCTCTTTATTGGACCTAGAAGACACCATCCCTTTGACTCAGATGGCACCATCCCATCGAACCATCTCCAAAACGTTGAACATTCTTCTATCTCCATGGCCTTCTTGGTTTATGCTGTTTCCGCACTAGTGCTTGATCGAGCACGGCCTAGAGCAGCGGCTTCCGAGGGACTAACCATCCTAGCTGCAGCCGCTGCCTTCACTCAGCAGCTACTTCTTTTCCATTTTCACTCTGCCGACCACATGGGCGTTGAGGGACAATACCATTTCATCGTCCAGCTCATTATCTTTGTCTCTCTAATCACCACTCTCACCACTTTCATCCTTCGGATATATGTCTTTTACTGA